One genomic region from Pseudoduganella lutea encodes:
- a CDS encoding NuoB/complex I 20 kDa subunit family protein, with translation MAIEGVLNEGFITTSADKLINWARTGSMFPMTFGLACCAVEMMHVGAARYDMDRFGVVFRPSPRHSDVMIVAGTLCNKMAPALRKVYDQMPEPRWVISMGSCANGGGYYHYSYSVVRGCDRIVPVDVYVPGCPPTAEALLYGIMQLQNKIKRTNTIAR, from the coding sequence ATGGCTATTGAAGGCGTATTAAACGAAGGTTTCATCACCACCTCGGCCGACAAGCTGATCAACTGGGCGCGGACCGGGTCGATGTTCCCGATGACGTTCGGCCTGGCGTGCTGCGCGGTTGAAATGATGCACGTGGGCGCTGCCCGTTACGACATGGACCGCTTCGGCGTCGTGTTCCGTCCGTCGCCGCGTCACTCCGACGTGATGATCGTGGCCGGCACGCTGTGCAACAAGATGGCGCCGGCACTGCGCAAGGTGTACGACCAGATGCCGGAACCGCGCTGGGTCATCTCGATGGGTTCGTGCGCCAACGGCGGCGGCTACTACCACTACTCCTACTCCGTCGTGCGCGGCTGCGATCGCATCGTGCCCGTCGACGTCTACGTGCCGGGTTGTCCGCCGACCGCCGAGGCACTGTTGTACGGCATCATGCAGCTGCAAAACAAGATCAAGCGCACCAATACGATTGCACGGTAA